Proteins co-encoded in one Medicago truncatula cultivar Jemalong A17 chromosome 8, MtrunA17r5.0-ANR, whole genome shotgun sequence genomic window:
- the LOC11425504 gene encoding putative disease resistance protein RGA1: MVEQIPYGLTESIIKSLASEACREFRRIYGVKYEVDRLRETVESIKAVLLDAEEKQEQNHAVQNWIRRLNDVLHPADDLLDEFVIEGMRHRMKARKKNKVSKVLHSLSPKKIAFRRKMAREIEKIRKIFNDVVDEMTKLNLSQNVVVVKQSDDVRRETCSFVLESDIIGREDNKKEIVNLLRQPHRNHNVSLIAIVGIGGLGKTALAQLVYNDGEVQKKFEKKIWVCVSEDFDVKTILKNILESLLNGKVDENLSLENLQNNLRQNLSGRKYFLVLDDIWNESHQKWIELRTYLMCGAKGSKILVTTRSKTVARTMGVCDPYALNGLTPEESWGLLKNIVTYGNEAEGVNKTLESIGMEIAEKCRGVPLAIRTLGGLLQSKSKESEWNNVLQGDLWRLCEDENSIMPVLKLSYRNLSPQHRQCFAYCSVYPKDWEIEKDEWIQLCMAQGYLEGLPDIEPMEDAGNQFVKNFLTKSFFQDARIDGDGNIHSFKMHDLMHDLAMQVAGNFCCFLDGDAKEPVGRPMHISFQRNAISLLDSLDAGRLRTFLLSSSPFWTGLDGEESSVISNFKYLRVLKLSDSSLTRLSGSIGKLKHLRCLNIYDCKASIDLFKSISSLVGLKTLKLRVHEISPWEFQMLRYNGIINHSKWLSSLTNIVEISLTFCGSLQFLPPLEHLPFLKSLHIGYLGMLECIHYEKPLFPEKFFPSLESLKLEYCLELRGWYRIGDDINSTQSRHLSLPPFPLLSQLSIEGCRKLTCMPAFTKLDKRLMLNGSHVEALNATLNNQSVSFPPLSMLKSLSIGGHKLPVYNIPENWLHNLFSLQHLQIEYFSSKQVHEIAVWFSEDFNCLPSLQKITLQHCDDLETLPDWMCSLSSLQQVTIRCFPHLVSVPEGMPRLTKLQTLEIIECPLLVKECEAESSENWPKIAHIPNIIRDLI, translated from the exons ATGGTTGAACAAATTCCATATGGCCTTACTGAAAGTATCATTAAAAG CTTGGCTTCTGAGGCCTGTCGTGAATTTCGACGGATATATGGTGTTAAGTATGAGGTCGATAGGCTTCGGGAGACGGTTGAATCCATCAAAGCTGTGCTCCTTGATGCTGAGGAGAAACAAGAACAAAACCATGCTGTACAAAACTGGATTAGAAGACTCAATGATGTGCTTCATCCTGCTGATGACTTGCTAGATGAATTTGTTATTGAAGGCATGCGACACAGAATGAAAGCACGTAAGAAGAACAAAGTGTCAAAGGTATTGCATTCCttatctccaaaaaaaattgcttttcgCCGTAAAATGGCTCGAGAGAttgaaaaaataagaaaaatatttaatgatgTAGTGGATGAAATGACTAAGTTGAATTTGAGCCAAAATGTTGTGGTGGTGAAGCAAAGTGACGATGTAAGGAGAGAAACTTGCTCTTTTGTATTAGAATCAGATATCATTGGTAGAGAAGATAATAAAAAAGAGATTGTAAATTTATTGAGGCAACCACATAGAAACCACAATGTCTCCTTGATTGCCATTGTTGGTATTGGCGGTTTAGGTAAGACAGCTCTTGCTCAACTGGTATATAATGATGGGGAAGTgcaaaaaaagtttgaaaagaagATATGGGTATGTGTGTCTGAAGACTTTGATGTCAAAACTATTTTGAAGAACATATTGGAGTCGTTATTAAATGGAAAAGTTGATGAAAACTTATCATTAGAGAACTTGCAAAATAACCTCCGGCAAAATTTATCGGGAAGAAAATACTTTTTAGTCCTAGATGACATTTGGAATGAGAGTCATCAAAAATGGATTGAATTGAGAACTTACTTGATGTGTGGTGCTAAAGGCAGTAAGATTTTAGTGACGACTCGGAGTAAAACTGTGGCACGGACAATGGGTGTATGTGACCCTTATGCTTTGAATGGTTTGACTCCAGAAGAATCATGGGGTTTGTTAAAGAACATTGTTACATACGGTAATGAGGCTGAAGGAGTGAACAAAACTCTTGAATCAATTGGTATGGAGATAGCAGAAAAATGCAGAGGAGTTCCACTAGCTATTAGAACATTAGGAGGCCTATTGCAAAGTAAAAGTAAAGAGAGTGAATGGAACAATGTCTTGCAAGGTGACTTATGGAGATTATGCGAAGATGAAAATAGCATCATGCCGGTTCTGAAACTGAGCTATCGAAACTTGTCGCCTCAGCACAGACAATGCTTTGCATATTGCTCCGTATATCCTAAGGATTGGGAAATAGAGAAGGATGAGTGGATTCAGCTGTGCATGGCACAAGGTTATCTCGAAGGTTTGCCTGATATTGAGCCCATGGAAGATGCTGGTAACCAATTCGTGAAGAATTTCTTGACAAAGTCATTTTTCCAAGATGCAAGAATTGACGGAGATGGTAATATACATAGTTTCAAAATGCATGATTTAATGCATGATCTCGCAATGCAAGTAGCTggaaatttttgttgttttttggatgGCGATGCAAAAGAACCAGTAGGAAGACCCATGCATATATCGTTTCAACGTAATGCAATTAGTTTGCTGGACTCATTGGATGCAGGCAGGCTGAGAACATTTTTGTTGTCCTCGTCTCCCTTTTGGACAGGATTGGATGGGGAGGAATCGTCagttatttcaaatttcaaatacttGCGTGTCTTGAAACTATCAGATTCTTCTTTAACTAGACTATCTGGTTCAATTGGAAAATTAAAGCATTTAAGATGCCTTAACATATATGATTGCAAGGCTTCGATAGATCTTTTCAAATCTATAAGCAGTCTTGTTGGCCTAAAAACATTGAAATTGAGAGTGCATGAAATCAGTCCTTGGGAATTCCAGATGTTGCGGTATAATGGTATTATTAATCATTCAAAATGGCTTTCTTCACTAACAAATATTGTTGAAATCTCTCTCACTTTTTGTGGAAGTTTGCAGTTTCTCCCCCCATTGGAACATCTTCCATTCCTTAAGTCACTTCATATAGGTTACCTTGGTATGCTGGAATGTATACATTACGAAAAGCCTCTTTTTCCTGAAAAATTCTTCCCATCTTTGGAGAGCCTCAAGTTGGAGTATTGCTTAGAGTTGAGGGGATGGTATAGGATAGGAGACGATATTAACTCTACACAATCACGCCATTTATCCTTACCtccttttcctcttctttctCAATTATCAATCGAAGGATGTCGGAAGTTGACTTGCATGCCTGCTTTTACAAAACTTGACAAGAGATTGATGTTAAATGGTAGTCATGTAGAGGCACTGAATGCAACACTAAACAATCAGAGTGTCTCGTTTCCTCCTCTTTCCATGCTCAAATCTCTGTCTATTGGTGGACACAAACTTCCTGTCTATAACATCCCAGAAAATTGGTTGCATAATCTTTTTTCTCTCCAACATCTTCAAATAGAATATTTTTCAAGTAAACAAGTTCATGAAATTGCAGTTTGGTTTAGTGAGGACTTCAACTGTCTTCCTTCTCTACAAAAAATCACCTTACAACATTGTGATGACCTAGAGACATTGCCTGACTGGATGTGTAGCCTCTCATCGCTTCAACAAGTGACCATAAGGTGTTTCCCACACTTAGTATCGGTGCCTGAAGGAATGCCTCGTCTCACCAAATTACAGACCCTAGAAATCATCGAATGTCCCCTGTTGGTTAAAGAATGTGAGGCAGAATCAAGTGAAAATTGGCCCAAAATTGCTCACATTCCAAACATCATAAGGGATCTTATTTAA